The genomic region ATAACTATAACTAAAATTAGTAAAAATACAAAAAGATTAGAGGAGACAAAAAATGGCTCATAAAAAAGCAGGAGGATCCACTAGAAACGGGAGAGATTCTCATTCAAAAAGATTAGGAGTTAAACGTTTCGGAGGAGAATTAATATCTGCAGGTAGTATAATAGTAAGACAAAGAGGTACTAAATTTCATGCTGGAAATAATGTAGGATGTGGTAAAGATCATACATTATTCGCTAAATGTAATGGAAGAGTAGAATTTAAAATACAAGGAAAAAATAAAAAAAAATATATAAATATATTAGAGACAAAATACTAAAATTATTTAATTAGAAACTATTTAAACATACAAAATTTTATTTTAAATAATTATTTTACTGAAATATTTCAAAATATAATTTTTAAAATTAATTTTATTTCAGTAAAATATTAAATAGGCAAGAAGCATGAAATTTATAGATGAAGCAAAAATTGAATTAATAGCTGGTAATGGAGGTAATGGATGTATTAGTTTTAGAAGAGAAAAATATATAGACAAAGGAGGACCTGATGGAGGAGATGGAGGAAATGGAGGTAATATTTACTTAATAACAAATAATAATTTAAATACATTAATAGATTATAGATATAAAAGATTATTTAAAGCAACAAATGGTGAGAATGGAAAATCTAAAAATAGATATGGAAAAAATGGAAAAGATATATATATTACAGTACCTGTAGGGACTAAAATCATAAACTATTTAAATAAAAAAACTTTATTTAACATGGAATTAAATGAACAAAAAATCATTTTAGTCAAAGGAGGTAAAGGAGGAATAGGTAATACAAGATTTAAATCTTCCACTAATAGAACTCCTAGATATAGAACAATGGGTAAAAAAGGAGAATCAATAATATTAAAATTAGAATTAATTCTTTTAGCTGATGTAGCTACATTAGGAAAACCTAATGCAGGAAAATCTACATTAGTATCTAAAATTTCTAATGCAAAAACCAAAATAGATAATTATCCATTCACTACTTTAATACCAAAATTAGGAATGGTAAAAATAAATCAAAAAAATGATTTTATCATTGCAGATATACCTGGTTTAATTAAAAATGCTTCTAAAGGTGTAGGACTAGGTATAAGATTTTTAAAACATATAGAAAAATGTAAATTAATATTGCATATTATAGATATAGCAAATCAAAATATGAAAGATATAGTTAAAAATATAAAAATGATAGAATATGAAATAAAAAATTATAATAATAAAATATATAAAAAACCTACGTGGTTAGTATTTAATAAAATAGATTATCTTAAAAAAAACAAAATAAACAATAGAATAAAAAAAATAATTAATTTTTATAAAAATAATTATAAACATTATTTAATTTCTGCAAAATATAATATAGGAATTAAAAAATTGTGTTTAGATATTAGTAATTTTTTAAAAAAAACTGAAAATAAAATTATTAACAAACAATATTGATAAAGCATTTTTTGAAAAAATATCAAAATATATAATTAAAAATATATAATTTAAATTTTTTTATATAAAATTATATAGTTAAAATTATTCTTTAAAAATACTTATTTTTAAAAAAAAGTAAAAATTAAAAAAAATATAAAAAAAATAAAAGATAGTCTTTATATTAT from Buchnera aphidicola (Neophyllaphis podocarpi) harbors:
- the rpmA gene encoding 50S ribosomal protein L27, with translation MAHKKAGGSTRNGRDSHSKRLGVKRFGGELISAGSIIVRQRGTKFHAGNNVGCGKDHTLFAKCNGRVEFKIQGKNKKKYINILETKY
- the cgtA gene encoding Obg family GTPase CgtA, which encodes MKFIDEAKIELIAGNGGNGCISFRREKYIDKGGPDGGDGGNGGNIYLITNNNLNTLIDYRYKRLFKATNGENGKSKNRYGKNGKDIYITVPVGTKIINYLNKKTLFNMELNEQKIILVKGGKGGIGNTRFKSSTNRTPRYRTMGKKGESIILKLELILLADVATLGKPNAGKSTLVSKISNAKTKIDNYPFTTLIPKLGMVKINQKNDFIIADIPGLIKNASKGVGLGIRFLKHIEKCKLILHIIDIANQNMKDIVKNIKMIEYEIKNYNNKIYKKPTWLVFNKIDYLKKNKINNRIKKIINFYKNNYKHYLISAKYNIGIKKLCLDISNFLKKTENKIINKQY